One genomic segment of Danio rerio strain Tuebingen ecotype United States chromosome 11, GRCz12tu, whole genome shotgun sequence includes these proteins:
- the faim2b gene encoding Fas apoptotic inhibitory molecule 2b (The RefSeq protein has 1 substitution compared to this genomic sequence) codes for MTQKKVAPADQAVEGSKPPSYEEANAGCPGYYYGDGGFTWDDASVRRIFIRKVYSILMLQLFSTVAVIALFTFHAPVRMYIQTHPILYSASNLLFLITYISLACCGDLRRQFPWNLILLTVFTLSMACMLGFISSFYNTKAVVLCIGITAVVCLCVTLFSFQSKIDITSYQGLLFILCMVMFFCAIVMGFVVPFGYVPWLHAVYSSIGAVVFTMFLAFDTQLLMGNKQYTLSPEEYVFATLSLYLDIVYLFTFLLQMFGQGRD; via the exons ATGACACAGAAAAAG GTGGCTCCAGCAGATCAGGCTGTTGAAGGAAGCAAACCTCCAAGCTACGAGGAGGCAAACGCAG GATGTCCTGGTTATTACTATGGCGACGGAGGGTTTACCTGGGACGACGCTTCTGTAAGACGAATCTTCATACGAAAG GTTTATTCCATTCTGATGCTGCAGCTCTTCTCCACAGTTGCCGTTATTGCTCTCTTCACTTTCCA CGCTCCAGTCAGGATGTACATTCAGACTCATCCAATCCTGTACTCCGCCTCCAA tctcCTGTTTCTTATCACATACATTTCATTGGCCTGCTGTGGTGATCTGAG GAGGCAGTTTCCATGGAATCTTATTCTGCTTACAGTCTTT ACTCTGAGCATGGCATGCATGTTGGGTTTTATCTCCAG TTTCTACAACACTAAAGCGGTGGTTCTGTGTATCGGCATCACAGCggtcgtgtgtttgtgtgtgacgcTCTTCAGCTTTCAGAGCAAG ATTGACATCACATCTTATCAAGGTCTGCTCTTCATCCTGTGTATGGTGATGTTTTTCTGCGCCATCGTCATGGGCTTTGTGGTTCCCTTCGGCTATGTTCCATGGCTGCACGCGGTCTACTGCAGCATAGGAGCCGTCGTCTTTACAATG tTTCTAGCCTTCGATACGCAGCTGCTGATGGGGAATAAGCAGTACACGCTGAGTCCTGAAGAGTACGTGTTCGCCACGCTCAGCCTGTATCTGGACATCGTGTATCTGTTCACCTTCCTGCTGCAGATGTTCGGACAGGGCCGAGACTGA
- the faim2b gene encoding fas apoptotic inhibitory molecule 2b isoform X1 — protein sequence MTQKKVAPADQAVEGSKPPSYEEANAGCPGYYYGDGGFTWDDASVRRIFIRKVYSILMLQLFSTVAVIALFTFHAPVRMYIQTHPILYSASNLLFLITYISLACCGDLRRQFPWNLILLTVFTLSMACMLGFISSFYNTKAVVLCIGITAVVCLCVTLFSFQSKIDITSYQGLLFILCMVMFFCAIVMGFVVPFGYVPWLHAVYCSIGAVVFTMFLAFDTQLLMGNKQYTLSPEEYVFATLSLYLDIVYLFTFLLQMFGQGRD from the exons ATGACACAGAAAAAG GTGGCTCCAGCAGATCAGGCTGTTGAAGGAAGCAAACCTCCAAGCTACGAGGAGGCAAACGCAG GATGTCCTGGTTATTACTATGGCGACGGAGGGTTTACCTGGGACGACGCTTCTGTAAGACGAATCTTCATACGAAAG GTTTATTCCATTCTGATGCTGCAGCTCTTCTCCACAGTTGCCGTTATTGCTCTCTTCACTTTCCA CGCTCCAGTCAGGATGTACATTCAGACTCATCCAATCCTGTACTCCGCCTCCAA tctcCTGTTTCTTATCACATACATTTCATTGGCCTGCTGTGGTGATCTGAG GAGGCAGTTTCCATGGAATCTTATTCTGCTTACAGTCTTT ACTCTGAGCATGGCATGCATGTTGGGTTTTATCTCCAG TTTCTACAACACTAAAGCGGTGGTTCTGTGTATCGGCATCACAGCggtcgtgtgtttgtgtgtgacgcTCTTCAGCTTTCAGAGCAAG ATTGACATCACATCTTATCAAGGTCTGCTCTTCATCCTGTGTATGGTGATGTTTTTCTGCGCCATCGTCATGGGCTTTGTGGTTCCCTTCGGCTATGTTCCATGGCTGCACGCGGTCTACTGCAGCATAGGAGCCGTCGTCTTTACAATG tTTCTAGCCTTCGATACGCAGCTGCTGATGGGGAATAAGCAGTACACGCTGAGTCCTGAAGAGTACGTGTTCGCCACGCTCAGCCTGTATCTGGACATCGTGTATCTGTTCACCTTCCTGCTGCAGATGTTCGGACAGGGCCGAGACTGA